CGGTCACCGTGCGCCGGCCGGCGGAGCCCTCGTCGAGCAGAGGGGCGCACTTCGGCCGACGACAGGTGCCTAGTCGACTGGAAGGACGGCGGCGGCGGTGTCGGGGCTCGCGTCGAGAGGGAGCGGCTCTGGGGGGGCGGACGGCGTCCACGACCCGCCTTCACACCCCGGTCGGGCGAAGGTCTCCGCGGTGAACGTCGGCGGGTTGCCCGGGGTGGCCACGATGCGGACGGCCTCCTCGCCGTCGCGTCCTGCGGCACACCCGCTCCGGTACACCGAGGCTCCGGGGCGCTCGATCAGACCGGACGCCCCGACGGACACGAGCCGCACGCTCTCCTCGACGTCGCCGCCCATCCCGAACGCGCTCCGGAGCGCGAGTTCGTCGAGCCCGTCGCCGTCGATGTCGGGGACGGTCGTCACCCCGATGGTTGGCCCCTCGAAGGCCACGTTCCGGACGAGCCGGCCAGGTCCGCCCACCTCGGGTGTGCCCTCGACGATGCCGAGGCCGACCTTCGGGCAGCACCGCGGCCACAAAGCCATGAGGTACAGGACAGCGTGCTCCTCGGCGCCGGGTCGGGTGAACGCGCCATCGGCGACGGCGAGAACCCGGACCTCCTCCTCATACCCGGGGTCCTGGGCCGTCCAATGAGCGCGGGCGGCTCGGACGGCGGCCTGGACGGCCGGCCGCGTGGCCCACTCGGCCAGCGCCCCGGCATCGTCGGTGGGAGGGGCGTCCACGTCGCGACCGTCGGCGACGACGGCGGCGGGCGCGTCCTGAGCGTCGGCGCAGGCGATCAGAGTGAGCGAGCCGAGGGCGAAGACGACACGGAGGAACACGGCGAGGACCTGAAGCAGAGTGCGCCCAAGGTCTGTCGCCCGCGCTCGCCCGCCTAGAGGTGCGTCCGATGAGCCGGCCCGCTTTTGTCGGGTCTCGCTCTCGCGCGCTCGGTGGAGAGCCGCGGCTACGGATGGCTTCCGCACCCGGGACGAGCCGGGACGACAGAAGGGCGGGCCGGAGCGTGGGCGATGACCGCGGGCCTGCCCTCCCGATGAATCGCTCAGACGGCGGCCGTCGGCTGCTTCTCACCCGGGGTCCCATGAGTTCCGTTGATCGCGTCCTTGACGTCTCGCTCGGTGGCGTCCCATCCGTCGCTGCCTCTGCCGATGAGGCGCCGTCTTGGAAGCGCGCGTTGTCGAACTCGCTCGCCCTCGGCACCGGCGACCTGCTGTCGATCAGCGTCTCGATCCTGCTCGCGCAGACCGTCGTGTACTGGGGGCTCGGCGGGAGCTACGGGGTGCCGGTCTGGGCGTCGTCGCTCGTCGCCCTCTGGTTTGCCGGGGCCGCCCTGCTCCACCTCCTGCCGGGCTGGGGCCTCGGCCCCGTCGAGGAGCTCCGGCGTGTGACGACGCTCTTGGTGGGCGTCTTCGGGACGCTCATCGTCACGACGTTTTACGGCAACGCCCTGGCGGGGCTCTACCTCTCGACGGCCGCGGCCAGCCTCCAGAGCGCGCTGCCCGAGGTCGCCGGCCTCGCCGCCGCTGGGGTGACCTGCGCGGTCACGGTTCCGCTCATGCGGACGTGGGTCCGCCGGGCGCTTATCGAAGCCGGGCAGTGGGGGATCCCCGCCGTCGTGTTCGGCGCGGAGCCGGCGCGAGACACGGTGGCCGGGTTGCTCGAGAGCGAGCCCGGGATGGGCTACACCCCTGTTCTCCGCGGCGACCTCGCCGATCTCGCGGGCGCCCCGTCGCGAACGCCCCGCCAGTCCGTCGCGGTCCTCGCCCTCGAAGGCCTAGGCCGGGCCGACGCGTCGCGCATGCTGGAAGGGCCACTCTCGGCGTATCGGACGGTCATCGTCGTCCCAGACCTCATGACGTCGCCGTGCCTGTGGGTCCGGCCCCGCGACCTCCGTGGGGTGCTCGGGCTCGAGATCACGCGGAACCTCTCGAGCGTCACGGCGCGCGTCACGAAGCGGACGACGGACGTGTTCCTGGTCCTGGCCGCCGCGCCGGTCTGGTTCCCGATCTGCCTCGTCCTCAGCGCGCTCATCTGGCTCGAGGACCGCCGCTCGCCCCTGTTCCTGCAGGAACGCGTCGGGTCGGCCGGCCGGGCCTTCCAGACCTTCAAGTTCCGGACGATGCGGCCGGACGCCGAGGCCGTCCTGGCCGAGGCCCTCGCCACCGACGCCGCGCTGCGAGAGGAGTGGGAGGCGAACTACAAGCTCCGCGTCGACCCACGGATCACGCGCGTCGGCCGGCTGCTCCGGGCCGTGAGTCTCGACGAGCTGCCCCAGCTCCTGAACGTCCTGATCGGCGACATGTCGCTCGTCGGGCCGCGCCCCCTCCCGAGCTACCACCACGTCACGCTCTCCCCGGGGGCCCAGATGCTGCGCCAGCAGGTCCGCCCGGGCATCACGGGGCTATGGCAGGTCTCGGGCCGGAGCGACATCGGCAACGAGGGGATGGAGCTCTGGGACCCGTACTACGTGCGGAATTGGTCGCTCTGGCTCGACGCCGTGATCCTCGTCCGGACGGCGCGGGCGGTGATCGCCCGGTCCGGGGCCTACTGAGCCACGCCGGCGCCCACGTCGGCCGAGGCAGGGCGGGGGCGTCCCCAGGCGTCGTGGGTGAGGTGATAGGCGGCCGCGTCGCGGCGGCGTCCGGCGTCGAACAGCGAGAGGACGGTAGGGGGGACCGGGACGGCTGAGCCTCGAGCCGGCGACCTGGTCGCAAGACGGAAGGTGCCCTCTCGATTCGTCGTCCCCTCGAAGACGGCCAGCGGGTCGGGGACGGCCCGGCCGGTCCTCTCGGCCCTCGGCGAGGGCCAGACGAGATTACCGCCCCACGTTGACGCCGAGGCGACGGCCGCCGGGACGCGGATCGCGCTCGCCGCGCCCGAGCGCGCCAGGAGCACGTTGTTGAGGACGACGAGGTCCCTTGAGCGCACGGGGCGCCCATCGGCGTCCGGCGCGCGCGGGTTCTGGCCGGACCGGGCCTCGTTGGGGCCGCAGGCCGGATCGCCGTCGTGGTCGCACGGCCAGAGCGATCGGTCGTCGATGACGACGACGAGCGCCGCGTTCGTGGCCTCGACGACCGTGTTGAAGGCGACGACGATCCCGGCGGCGTCGGTGAGCCGGACGCAACCTGCGAGCCGGGCCCCCTCGGGCGGGTCGTTCGGCCGGGGGCGGTTGTCGACGCACACGTTGTCGACGACGAGGCTCGAGTCGCTGAACAGCTCGAAGAAGAGACCCGTGTTCGCGTTCCGTTCGAACAGGTTGGCCGCGACGATGGCGTTCCGGTTGTTGATGTCCAGCCACAGACCGTTGATCTCGTTGTCGGCGAACACGTTGTGGTGCGCGACGAGCCCACGCGACCGCGTGACCTTGCCCGCCCCGCCGTGCCCCCGCACGTTCGGATCGGCCCACCCATTCCCGCGGACGTCGTTGAAGGCGAACACGACGTCGGTGGCCCCGGTCCCGCCCGCGCCCTCGATCCCGTTGTCATGAATCCAGTTGCCCGTGACGGTGTGGTCGCGGCCGGAGAGGTCGACCCCGCCGCCGTTCTGCCAGCCCACGTCCGAGTCGAGGAGGGTGCCGTCGGCGGCGCCGAGGCAGACGGCGAACCGCTGGCGGGGGCTCGTGCCGTGGCGGAATGCCATGCCGGCCACGAGAGAGCCGGCTTGGCGAGAGGTCCCGCAGCGTCCGCCCGCGGCGTCGGCGGGCACGAAGAGGAACGGGCGCTGGCCGACCTCGATCACCGCCACGTTGGGGTCGACGTCACCAGGCGGGTTGAGGTAGACGGCCTTGGGCGTCGCGGGCGGCCCCTCGACCCAGAACCGGCCGTCGGGGAGCGCGGGCCGCCGGTCCCCTCCCACACCCCGCATCACGACGCCGTCGACGACGAACAACTCGCGGCGGCGACCCGGGCTGAGGTCACCGTTCCTGTTGTCCTGCGCTTCCCACGCCCAGACGTGCCGCCAGACGTCATCGTCGACCGGAGTCCACGCGCCAGACGGGATCACGTCGGCTCCGCTCACGACCGGGTGGTGGCCGGGGTAGGCCACCAGCGCGACGCGGTCGGCCGTCGGTCGGACGGCCTCGCGGTACGTCCCCGCCCGGACGATGATTGCGTGCCCCTCCGCGAACCCGCACCCGGCGATGGTCGTCGCGTCGGCCGTGCCGTTGGGGTCCACGGTGCAGGTCGAGGTGAAGCCCCGGGTCGCGAGCCAGGCCTCGATCGAGACGCACCGCCCCTCTTCTGAGACGGACCCGTCGGGGCACGCATCGGAGTAGGTCGCCTCATAGAGAGGCGAGGCGGGACCCCACGGTGCGGTGTCGGCGGAGGAGTGGGAGGGAGGCGCGGGTTCGAATGGGACCGCCGCCAGGGCCAAAAGGAGCAAGGCGGCGGCGCCCATTTGCCTGCCGCCGGCCCGTCGACCGCTCCGAGTAATTAACATTTTATGAACAACCAGCCGGTGAGGGGCCGAGGCTAATGGGGTGGGAGTGGGAGCGCGAGGAATTCCCGAGGCCCGCACCTCGTCCTCTCCGCCGGGCCTCGAGTTGAAGCCCGGGCCCCATCAGAGGCGCGGGGAAGAGGATCTCGATGGCCTGGGCTCCTGAAGTGGCGACTCACAAATTCGTAGGCTGCCAGCGGTCCTCGTTCTCGGCCGCACCGAAATCGAGCCACGTCGCCTCGACGAGGGGGACCGGGGGGGCGAGCGATCGGGAGCCAGCGACGAGCGGCCGTGGCCTACGAACGGTCGGAGCAGTCTTTTTTTTTGACCG
This sequence is a window from Rubrivirga marina. Protein-coding genes within it:
- a CDS encoding sugar transferase, with the protein product MSSVDRVLDVSLGGVPSVAASADEAPSWKRALSNSLALGTGDLLSISVSILLAQTVVYWGLGGSYGVPVWASSLVALWFAGAALLHLLPGWGLGPVEELRRVTTLLVGVFGTLIVTTFYGNALAGLYLSTAAASLQSALPEVAGLAAAGVTCAVTVPLMRTWVRRALIEAGQWGIPAVVFGAEPARDTVAGLLESEPGMGYTPVLRGDLADLAGAPSRTPRQSVAVLALEGLGRADASRMLEGPLSAYRTVIVVPDLMTSPCLWVRPRDLRGVLGLEITRNLSSVTARVTKRTTDVFLVLAAAPVWFPICLVLSALIWLEDRRSPLFLQERVGSAGRAFQTFKFRTMRPDAEAVLAEALATDAALREEWEANYKLRVDPRITRVGRLLRAVSLDELPQLLNVLIGDMSLVGPRPLPSYHHVTLSPGAQMLRQQVRPGITGLWQVSGRSDIGNEGMELWDPYYVRNWSLWLDAVILVRTARAVIARSGAY
- a CDS encoding right-handed parallel beta-helix repeat-containing protein, with protein sequence MDPNGTADATTIAGCGFAEGHAIIVRAGTYREAVRPTADRVALVAYPGHHPVVSGADVIPSGAWTPVDDDVWRHVWAWEAQDNRNGDLSPGRRRELFVVDGVVMRGVGGDRRPALPDGRFWVEGPPATPKAVYLNPPGDVDPNVAVIEVGQRPFLFVPADAAGGRCGTSRQAGSLVAGMAFRHGTSPRQRFAVCLGAADGTLLDSDVGWQNGGGVDLSGRDHTVTGNWIHDNGIEGAGGTGATDVVFAFNDVRGNGWADPNVRGHGGAGKVTRSRGLVAHHNVFADNEINGLWLDINNRNAIVAANLFERNANTGLFFELFSDSSLVVDNVCVDNRPRPNDPPEGARLAGCVRLTDAAGIVVAFNTVVEATNAALVVVIDDRSLWPCDHDGDPACGPNEARSGQNPRAPDADGRPVRSRDLVVLNNVLLARSGAASAIRVPAAVASASTWGGNLVWPSPRAERTGRAVPDPLAVFEGTTNREGTFRLATRSPARGSAVPVPPTVLSLFDAGRRRDAAAYHLTHDAWGRPRPASADVGAGVAQ